The following are encoded in a window of Camarhynchus parvulus chromosome 1A, STF_HiC, whole genome shotgun sequence genomic DNA:
- the C1AH22orf23 gene encoding UPF0193 protein EVG1: protein MEAAETPGLGGVSAAGRPARYSTGTRELVRGMMEELQMTHSQKRYLMQYVTRGDALPVQRFPPSSQQPVPVPHAAACQPGRLPARPLLRPAKVCQAGDAYTREKFKPQPTRDLEKEKRRLQKILALGKDEAEDKVEQVFVRKKEEEIAEPDRFEELMNEIQERREFLAEMEGLGQGKKYQGIVLTEISQKLHEMEIIDKKRSEEMRNIMTKAFPVGNKSNLQD, encoded by the exons ATGGAGGCGGCGGAGACCCCGGGCCTCGGCGGGGTCTCGGCGGCGGGCAGGCCGGCCCGGTACAGCACAGGCACGCGGGAGTTAGTGAGAG GGATGATGGAGGAGTTGCAGATGACGCATTCCCAGAAGCGATACCTGATGCAGTATGTGACAC GCGGAGATGCCCTGCCCGTTCAGAGATTCCCCCCATCCAGCCAACAGCCAGTGCCTGTTCCCCACGCAGCAGCCTGTCAGCCGGGCAGGCTTCCAGCTAGACCGCTTCTCCGACCTGCCAAGGTCTGCCAGGCAGGAGATGCCTACACCCGAGAGAAATTCAAGCCACAGCCCACAA GAGAtttggaaaaggagaagagaagacttCAGAAGATCTTAGCATTAGGGAAGGATGAGGCAGAGGACAAGGTGGAGCAGGTGTTTGTTcggaaaaaggaagaggagataGCTGAGCCTGACCGGTTTGAGGAAT TGATGAATGAAATTCAAGAGAGGAGGGAATTCCTGGCGGAGATGGAAGGTCTAGGACAGGGCAAGAAGTATCAAGGGATCGTCCTCACTGAAATCTCCCAG AAATTGCATGAGATGGAGATCATTGACAAGAAGAGAAGCGAGGAAATGAGAAATATCATGACAAAAGCCTTCCCTGTTGGGAACAAATCCAATCTCCAAGACTAG
- the POLR2F gene encoding DNA-directed RNA polymerases I, II, and III subunit RPABC2 — MSDNEDNFDGDDFDDVEEDEGLEDLENAEEEGQENVEILPSGERQQANQKRITTPYMTKYERARVLGTRALQIAMCAPVMVELEGETDPLLIAMKELKARKIPIIIRRYLPDGSYEDWGVDELIITD, encoded by the exons ATGTCCGACAACGAGGAcaa CTTTGACGGGGATGACTTCGATGAtgtggaggaggatgagggCCTGGAGGACCTGGAGAACGCGGAGGAG gaggggcaggagaacGTGGAGATTCTGCCCTCGGGAGAGCGGCAGCAGGCAAACCAGAAGCGCATCACGACCCCCTACATGACCAAGTACGAGCGAGCCAGAGTCCTGGGCACTCGTGCCCTGCAGATAGC GATGTGTGCCCCTGTGATGGtggagctggaaggagagaCAGACCCCTTGCTCATTGCTATGAAAGAACTCAA AGCACGCAAGATCCCCATAATCATCCGTCGTTACCTTCCAGATGGGAGCTACGAAGACTGGGGTGTGGATGAGTTAATTATCACAGACTGA